The Microcaecilia unicolor chromosome 6, aMicUni1.1, whole genome shotgun sequence genome includes a window with the following:
- the ZBTB43 gene encoding zinc finger and BTB domain-containing protein 43: MESGTSSFRVDFPDFSSIILQKLNRQRQLGQLCDISIIVQGHLFRAHKAVLAASSPYFCDQVLLKNSRRVVLPDVMNPRVFENILLSAYTGRLVMPAPEIVSYLTAASFLQMWNVVDKCTELLEGNPTVLCHKSNHSSDHQSPSSSNYNGLIESFEFGSGAQPAFQKTEELRDGENDEESPKDDELSSQLTEHEYLPSNSSTEHDRLSTEMTSQDGEEGVSDSAEYHYIRPVYSKPSIMSHKRWIHVKPERFDLDCQGGDAHPAYEEHQVSDSLNINQVDPTSQSSGIGHDFAMTNKKVEELEAHATGNSYDEQMDFYGASLEQFSSERADENHADQSTTAGCGDGTDMTTSIQEDPSHSGFSSIVYKLYPCQCGKSFTHKSQRDRHMSMHLGLRPYGCGVCGKKFKMKHHLVGHMKIHTGIKPYECNICGKRFMWRDSFHRHVTSCTKAYQASKMDQTITDS, from the coding sequence ATGGAGTCTGGAACAAGCTCTTTTCGAGTGGATTTTCCTGATTTTTCCAGCATCATTTTGCAGAAGTTAAATCGGCAACGCCAGCTGGGACAGTTATGTGACATTTCTATCATAGTTCAGGGTCACCTATTCAGAGCTCACAAAGCTGTCCTTGCAGCTAGTTCACCATATTTTTGTGATCAGGTACTTCTGAAAAATAGCAGACGAGTCGTTCTACCTGATGTAATGAATCCTCGCGTTTTTGAGAACATCCTCTTGTCTGCATACACTGGACGGCTGGTGATGCCAGCACCTGAAATTGTCAGTTACTTAACAGCAGCCAGCTTCCTTCAGATGTGGAATGTGGTAGACAAATGCACTGAGCTTTTGGAAGGTAACCCAACAGTTTTGTGCCACAAGTCAAACCACAGCAGTGATCACCAGTCCCCTAGCAGCAGCAACTACAATGGCCTCATTGAAAGTTTTGAGTTTGGCTCTGGGGCACAACCAGCGTTTCAGAAGACAGAGGAATTAAGGGATGGAGAAAATGATGAGGAAAGCCCAAAAGATGATGAACTTTCATCTCAGCTAACGGAACATGAATATCTTCCAAGTAACTCTTCGACAGAGCATGACCGACTTAGCACCGAAATGACAAGTCAGGATGGGGAAGAAGGAGTAAGTGACAGTGCTGAGTATCATTACATTCGGCCTGTCTACAGTAAGCCTAGCATCATGTCCCATAAACGTTGGATCCATGTTAAACCTGAAAGATTTGACCTGGATTGTCAAGGTGGGGATGCGCATCCTGCTTATGAGGAACATCAAGTTTCAGactctttgaatatcaaccaggtgGATCCCACAAGCCAGTCATCGGGCATTGGTCATGACTTTGCTATGACCAACAAAAAAGTAGAAGAATTAGAGGCACATGCTACTGGAAATAGTTACGATGAGCAAATGGATTTCTATGGTGCTTCACTGGAACAGTTCTCCAGTGAAAGAGCAGATGAAAATCATGCTGATCAGAGCACAACAGCAGGATGTGGAGATGGTACTGATATGACCACCAGTATTCAAGAGGACCCCTCCCATTCTGGATTCTCTTCTATTGTTTACAAACTGTATCCTTgtcagtgtggtaaaagttttacgCACAAGAGTCAAAGAGATAGACATATGAGCATGCACCTCGGTCTGCGGCCGTACGGTTGCGGTGTCTGTGGTAAGAAATTTAAAATGAAACATCACCTAGTGGGTCACATGAAAATTCACACTGGTATAAAACCCTATGAATGTAATATCTGCGGGAAAAGATTTATGTGGCGGGACAGTTTTCATAGGCACGTAACTTCTTGTACAAAGGCCTATCAGGCATCAAAGATGGATCAGACAATTACTGACAGCTAA